TTCTGCTGCATGCGGTactgctgctccagctccagctgccACTGGAGAACCTGCCGGCGCTGGcggtgctcctgctgctgctgctggagctgcagctgcaggagctccTTGCGTTGCATCTCCAGCTGCCTCTGCTGGTCCAGCCTCAgccgctcctcctccagccactgcctcttctgcctctcctgctcctgccgGTGCTGCATCTCCCTCAGCTTCAGTTGGTGCTCCTCCAGCCTCTTCAGCTGctctccaccagcagctccactggtctCTATCAAAGGAGGAGGGGGCGCAAGGTTGGCAAAATGTGCCGCAAGACTCGGATCGATGGGCCTCCTGTTTCCTGGGACCAAAGCCAAGTAGTGGCCGTTGGCTACAGGGCCGGGGGTCATGAGGTTCTGGTTCTCGTTGTCTTCCTGGGAGTGGGCTCCAtccccttcttctctcttctcgtCTCCTGTGAGACAGTCAAGATCACTTGTTGCATCCAGTGGAGATGCATGCATCAACAGGGTGGAACAACAACAGGGACCAGGAGGAGCAGGGTTCAGGAGACATCTGACAAGAGGGCGGAGAAGGTAGAACGCAAAAAGaaacgggagggggggggggggggggtcctcaaaAATAAAGTGACATTCATGACAGAGGAACTGTAGCAACAaaccaggaaacaggaacacAGCATAAGGTGCAAGGTGTTTTCTCTCTGAAGTTGCATTTCCgttagaaaaacatgttttactgtaaatctattttaataatgTAAACTACAGCACATCCCACGTAAAGGTAGAAGAATACTGAGGTTACCGTGCAGGACAGAAGTCGTACAGACAAAGTACAGAAGACACAACATGTACTTGAAGAGACAAATGAACACAGGGAATCaaactcaacacaaacatcacacagaAAAGACTGAACGTGTGTTTATGTATTGTACGCTTTGTTTAACTGAAAGTTCTGAAgctgattcatttcattttgggCGCCTCTATTAAACTTCATATTGTCAAATGTCTCAAAACACAAACCTGAATCAGGACTCACACAGTCTCAGGAATTCATTCACTATCAAAGCTGCACGTTGGGAGGAGAGTCAGgtacagggtgtgtgtgtgtgtgtgtgtgtctgtgagaggtCAGGTGTGTTTCCATTCGAGGGttttgatgaagaggagcaggcgGGTACGAGAGGGAGAAGAGTGTTCGGTCTTCTTTGGTCAACATTGGGATgcaaggacagagaggaggtgttGCAGGATGTTCGTGTGCACGTTGGTTGAACTTTACAGATCTGAGCACGTTTCACCTCGTTGTGAGAGAAGAGCTGTGTTAGAGATTCCCTGTGAGGTCTTTGACCACTAGAGGGGAGGAACAGTTTGTAAAGAGGGCCCCTGTCTGGTTCGTGTAATGTCGGCTGCTGGTTTTACACCACACTGCGCCAAGAATGTGGAAATCTTGGAGCAACTCTGCTGTCGTCTGGCGCAGAATGAGCCTCTGGGAGCAAACAGCCAGAACTTTGGGTCTTTCAGTGcagacagaagaaaagaggTCAACACTCTGTCTTCCACTCTGTTTACACTCTGAACTGTTCTATTACACACGTTTCTACACCCTAAACAAACTGTGGGACTTTTTGTCTCAACTCCAGATTCTTCAGATTCAGATGTAGAATATGTTTCTAGAGTTTAACGGTGTTGGAAAGGCCAACGTGAATGTTAacaattaatcatttaaaaatatttggCTTTGCAAATATACCTCAACACAAATTGTTGGACCTCAGGGATACTTAAAAAACAGAGTACACGTTTGTCTGGTCATAAAAAACCTCCACAGGGCATCTTCACATGAGCCTCACTGACCGAACGTGTGTTATCAGTGTCATGTTGTTCAGCTTTGTGTTGAATCTGAATCCGTGAATGTGTCTTGGACGCACAAAGCATGCTGGAGTAGAACAAGGCACCGGGACGCCATCGCCTCATCGACTTTGACCAAAATTCCATTTGAGATACAACATCGTCGTACAAtgttgcatcacttcctgtttaccaGTTATTCCCATGGTGAATAATGGGGAGGAACCACGGGGAGGATCAGTTGTGTAGACACACGAGTACACAGCGATTCAAACACAAGGACAGTAAGTTCATGCTGGAGCCACAGGGGAAATAAGAAACAGGAACAAAATGCCTTGCAAGGATGTTTTAATGGAATTTTGAAAGATAACCTAGTGTGAACCATTCATTGATGAACATGTCTAGTGTAGAATTGTTTCAAATTCAAGGTAGTACACAGTCTCTTTGTTAGTTAAACATGCAATATACTGTTGAAATAGTAAACCAAACGCTGACCAGGAGAAACCTCTCAGCGAATGTAAAGCTGTGTTGGACAATGCAGGGTCTCATCACAAATAATGGGCTAGTTGTTAGATCCGCTAACTGAGGCCGGAAGAGAAGCCACGTAAAAACCAAaagcctgaaacacaaactgtacGTGACTGCACGTTACACCTTAACCACCTCCTGACGCACACATTAAAAAACTTCACCAACTGCAATCTAACACTCCCATACCTAACACATCTGCACGGGCCGGCAGCCCTGTTAATAACTAgccttttattctgaaaagctAAAAGTCTTGAAACAGGAACACAACCTTGAAAAAAGTAGCATGTGACTATCACTACGGTGCTGTTGAACATGAAGCGTGTGTACACAGGGCAGGGAGGACCGGGGGTCTGCACCGCGGGGGGGAATCTGCGCTTATCGAGGAAACCGATTGGCTTTGATGAACTTCAAAGAGTCGAGAGTTGACGCCTCAGTTCCCTCGATAATCGTAAAAACCCTGTTTCGCAGAACAGACTCCCGGTTTCAACAGAacggaacaaaacaaaaaaacaacaaataagcaaatacaaaacaaaaataaccacaaaaaaaaaaagtcattgaCATTTGTTCGGTAAAAACAGTAGGATAAATACACAATGAGTCCATTTCATtccatcaatttttttttctttttcggtTTAAACGCTCAGTCACATTGGACCAATCAGTCAGTACCCCATCGGGGGCTACAGGATATGCAGTGTTACTTAAAAAGAACATTCTACTAGAAAATGGTAGTAGCTATTGTACAGAAAGGAGTTTAAGCCAGACACTCATAACCAGGATCATAACAGTATGAAAGAGGGAGGCTTCACTTAAAGTTTGCTACAGTCAtttttcctcatctcctctcttttgattttttaaaatcatttcctaCAATCTGGCgctcctctgtttctccttctaaGCCATCTAACTCAActggagaggaaacagacaaCAGGTAAGGGGAGGGCTGTGGGGAAAAGGTGCATTCCAGGGTAATAGCAGGGACTTATACGTTACCTGCAAGAAAACTATCAGTCTTATCACAAATGGTTGAGTAGTACGGGGGCTGGCTATCGTCGGTGTCCCCGGACTCCTGGGCCCCGAAGTGGTGACTGGACCCCAGTGGATCGACCCCCCCGAGGTGGTCTCCTGCAACCTTTCCGCCCAGCATGTAGTGGTGCTCGTCTAGGCTGGGCGCCATTCCTCCTGGAAGGCCCAGTGGCATCAGGTCCACAGGTCGCCCCAGCAGGTCGTCTGCGTAGGCGGTGGCGGCCGCCGATGGCAGGGTCAGCTCCTTGATGAAGGACGGGTCCTTGGCCTCCTCGGGCAGCTGCTCCTCGTTCTCCAGGGAGAAGATCCCCGGGCTCTTTCCGCAGCTCTCGGCCATGGAGTGGGCGTTGGAGTTGGACGTGGTGCAGTCGAAGCCATAAGACGCCACAGAGTGGGCCGACTGGGGAGTGGCTCCGCCTCCGTCCTCTTCGCAGTCTCCAGCGGCTGCtgcctcctcatcctcgtcgAGAGCTGGCAGATTACAGTTTGGAGTGGGGCTTTCAAATCCAGCACTCTCATCCATCATCATCGGTGCGTCTGGGTCGTTGATCTGCATCTCACCCTCAGTATCACTGGCCTCGTCTTCCgaggtggagggggaggaaggggcCGATGCTGGAGCAGTTGGGGGTCCGGTTCCTAGGACCTCGTCGGCAGGGAGcgtctcggcctcctcctcttctccatcaccTTTCTCCAAGTGGATGCCCAGGTCCTGCTCCATGTCAGGCTGGACTGAAGCAGGCACCGGGGTGTGCTGCTTGTCAGAGCGCGACTCCACCCCAGAGCTGCTGTCGTAGTCCCGGAGCTCCTCTGGCGTGCTGGTGTCACTCTGAGCAGATAGACCTGTGCCACTCTTAGACATGCCCATAGCCGGGCCAGCCAGAAGGTCCTGTTCCTCCTCGGAGCCCTTCATCTCCTCGTGGGCTGACTGGAGCTGCCGGGCCTCTGGCTGAGGAACGAAGGAAGGGCCACTGCCGTCAAAACATGTCTGGGCAGGAGACTGAGTTGGGGTTTCAGACTCGGCTGCCCCATGGTCGGACACCGGGCTgggggaggagacagggagcagTGGGGCTGGTTGACCCCAGGTATCGGCGAAGGGGTTGGTCTGGCCCCAGGAGGCGGCTGGGGGGATGCTGGGGGGAGGAGCAGAGCGATTGAGGTTGTCTGAATGCTCCTcctcattgaagtcatcttcatctacgtttCCACAGCTCTCTGTGACGCCTTCACTGTGCATCTCTACATCCTCATCGTCCTCCTCGTcatgctcctgctgctggaacACCTTGTGACGCTCCTCTATCCTCTCTGAACTCAAGTCCATATCATCCACCCGCTCATCCTcttcgtcctcgtcctcctcttcttcattggCCAGGGTTTCCACGTTGGGCGAACCCATGAGATTACCATCTCCCTCGGAGCCACGGAGGCTTGAATCGATCATGGCATCCGAGCTCTGGGTGCCCTCTAAGATGGCTGTGTGCTGGGTGCTGCTGAGGTCAGAGACTCCCTGCTGCCGGCTGCTGGTGCAGCTGCTCACGTCCTCCGAGTCCAACCCGGACAGGAGGTCGTCACCGTGCCAGCCCGCCGAACCCCCGAAGGCTGAGGAGCGGACCTGGAACTCCTCAGAGGGCTGGGAAGTGCTCATGTCAGTGGTGAAGGACAAAGGCTGATGGCCtagtctcctctgctcctcatcttcatcctcctcctcctcatcgtcatCCTCATTGATCTCTTCATCAGCCTtttccactgcctcctcctTTTCATGAGGGGAGGTCAGGTCCCTGGGGCTGAAATCGTCCAAGGGCGAGACAGCGAACAAGGGGCTTTGTGCCTTCATGTTAAAGGCCTCTGCAGATGGAGCTGTGGAGGGAGGCATGAACatgatcttctcctcctcttcgtcgtcatcttcctcctcctcctcctcctcatcctcctcctcctccctcgtctCATGTGAGAATCGTTCTttattctccctctcctcttcagtCTGGAAGTTCATCCTGCCGACTGTGCTCTCTGAGGCAAAGTCAGACGAGGCCACGTGCTGGTTCGAGTCCCAGGGGTCGGACTGAAAGTGCATGTCCAGCCCAGAGGAAGCGTTCTGTGGCTCTCTGACTGGAGAAACTGGGCCTGGTGGGGAGCAAGGAGGAGACATGACAGTCGTTCCCAAGGAAGGAACCGACTCCTGGAATTTGAAAAGGTCCATCTGGGCCGACACGGGGACACTGGAGGCTTGATCGTGGAAAGAATCAGCTCCTAGGTCTTCCTCtaatgacagctgagacagtgGTTCTGCAAGGGGTTCTGGAGATGGTTGTTTAACAGGTACTGGTTCATAAAGAGGCTCAGGTGTTTCCTCTCGTATGGGTTCTGGGGTTGGCTCTCGAGCGGGTTCTGGTGTTGGCTCTCGAGCAGGCTCTGGTGTTGGTTCACGTacaggttctggttctggtacTGCTGTGGGCTCGAAGGCTTTTTCTTGTACTGCTTCAGGAGTTGTAGCAGTCACCTCCACAGCTACGTCAGCGagtggttctggttctggttcctCTGAAACGGCGATGGCAGCTGCAGCCGTAGCAATCGAGGCCGCAGCAGCTACAGCGGCGGCAATTTCCACTTCAGGTTGGGCAGCTGTTGTCGCTTTGGGGCCACGCTTCACCGGGGTGGGGGTGCTGCTGCCCACAGTTTTCTTGGGGGTGGGGGTCTTGGCTCCAGCCGATTTGGAGACGGGCGGTTTGTAAGGTGTGGACTTACTCTCTAGTGGTTTCGGGCGGGTGGGTGTCTTTGAGTCCACAGACTTGGTGGTGGCACTTGTAGGCTTTTTGGTGGGGGTGTCTGATTTTGAGGCTGTTTTGGGGGTCTCCGGTTTGGCGCCCTTTGAAGTGATTGGGGCGCGGGTGAGAGGAGAATCTGCCGCCTTTCTGAGTGGGGTTGATGGTTTGGTAACATCTAGGAGGAGAACAGAGAACAGGTAATGGTtaaacagtttcataatgaaactgaaacacagaatTTTATGATCCACACAAAAGACCGAAGCTCATTACTTAAACATTCCGTAGTGATGTCACTGATTTTAGTTTAAGgatgaaaatgtttgtgattTTTATTGTCATGCTTACAGCTCATACATGATCATGACATCATCTTTACCTTTCTTCACAGGGGTTGAGTTCCTGGATGTTTGTGATGTGGGAGCTTTGCCACCAGAGGGGGTCGAGGAGGTTGGTTTGGCGGCAGCCGGCTTGGCGGCGGAGGACGGGGTTCTCGGGGTGGGGGGTTTGGAGGCAGCGGGGGAGCTCTTGGCTGCACCGGCGAGGGGCTGCCGGGCTGCGCCTGTGGCTGGACGAGATGACGCCGATGTGCCGGTTGTCGGCCTGAAGTGAAGAAGACAAAGAATGTGGTTAACAGACTTTCTTCATCATAGATATCAGTGCACATGTTCTTTCTAGATCATGATCTCTCTGCTGGTCCGTTCTTAGTTGTACAATCATTCAAAATCCCTGTGAGACGGACATATACAAATGAGCTCAACAAGATGGCGAGTTCACTTTTGACATTAATTGAAGGTGACTCAAGCATTTGAGTTGACAAGCCCCTCACAGCGAGAAGGAAACATCAGGTCTCACTCCACCCATGTGCTGGTCAGCGCTCAGAGGGATGTGACAGGGAGCAGCACTGTGATGTCTCACTCATTAGTCAGATCCAGAAGACAGACCCCAGGACAGAGAACAGACACCATCAAGGAGGTTTGCAAAGCTTGCAGGACTGAAACCATACGAGGGCTTGGAGGCTTTTCACCTCACAAAGAGAGGACAGAACATCCTTAATGACCTTCATTACCTTTACAGATGAAGCATCAGTCTCAACACAGTGAGTTGTTGATGACCACCTACTCAACGACTGGAGGGAAGATGCACAGCCCTAATTATGGCAGAATGTGCAAAGGAGGA
Above is a genomic segment from Pleuronectes platessa chromosome 16, fPlePla1.1, whole genome shotgun sequence containing:
- the prr36b gene encoding cell surface glycoprotein 1, translated to MKPDGVATAAMEPMEALDSNPGNEAAPAIGQEPNQAASPAEEETPQQLAGDTVQVEPQPEQAKDAPAAKTGNKTSGDSKAKTPNKATAKTKPSSTIQTKTTTGSRPNTSQSRISNGTSKPQTNGVAKKATTALDKKSTPPTSAPAKRPTGPAGVPAAKSKVGEKKSPSATTTTTNSAKPMAGPTAARKTPSSSAIGVKSSTTAAAPRKPIGVKSAPPSKPATAAAPKPDKAAAPKTTRPTTGTSASSRPATGAARQPLAGAAKSSPAASKPPTPRTPSSAAKPAAAKPTSSTPSGGKAPTSQTSRNSTPVKKDVTKPSTPLRKAADSPLTRAPITSKGAKPETPKTASKSDTPTKKPTSATTKSVDSKTPTRPKPLESKSTPYKPPVSKSAGAKTPTPKKTVGSSTPTPVKRGPKATTAAQPEVEIAAAVAAAASIATAAAAIAVSEEPEPEPLADVAVEVTATTPEAVQEKAFEPTAVPEPEPVREPTPEPAREPTPEPAREPTPEPIREETPEPLYEPVPVKQPSPEPLAEPLSQLSLEEDLGADSFHDQASSVPVSAQMDLFKFQESVPSLGTTVMSPPCSPPGPVSPVREPQNASSGLDMHFQSDPWDSNQHVASSDFASESTVGRMNFQTEEERENKERFSHETREEEEDEEEEEEEDDDEEEEKIMFMPPSTAPSAEAFNMKAQSPLFAVSPLDDFSPRDLTSPHEKEEAVEKADEEINEDDDEEEEDEDEEQRRLGHQPLSFTTDMSTSQPSEEFQVRSSAFGGSAGWHGDDLLSGLDSEDVSSCTSSRQQGVSDLSSTQHTAILEGTQSSDAMIDSSLRGSEGDGNLMGSPNVETLANEEEEDEDEEDERVDDMDLSSERIEERHKVFQQQEHDEEDDEDVEMHSEGVTESCGNVDEDDFNEEEHSDNLNRSAPPPSIPPAASWGQTNPFADTWGQPAPLLPVSSPSPVSDHGAAESETPTQSPAQTCFDGSGPSFVPQPEARQLQSAHEEMKGSEEEQDLLAGPAMGMSKSGTGLSAQSDTSTPEELRDYDSSSGVESRSDKQHTPVPASVQPDMEQDLGIHLEKGDGEEEEAETLPADEVLGTGPPTAPASAPSSPSTSEDEASDTEGEMQINDPDAPMMMDESAGFESPTPNCNLPALDEDEEAAAAGDCEEDGGGATPQSAHSVASYGFDCTTSNSNAHSMAESCGKSPGIFSLENEEQLPEEAKDPSFIKELTLPSAAATAYADDLLGRPVDLMPLGLPGGMAPSLDEHHYMLGGKVAGDHLGGVDPLGSSHHFGAQESGDTDDSQPPYYSTICDKTDSFLAGNV